The following proteins are encoded in a genomic region of Papaver somniferum cultivar HN1 unplaced genomic scaffold, ASM357369v1 unplaced-scaffold_10, whole genome shotgun sequence:
- the LOC113326188 gene encoding mucin-2-like: MGRGRMQLNGASFLMLFMIGAIAEAARTPPGIANNPPNTATCHNTAYKECHNLVHVCPKFCDNGCHVNCRSCKPICGPDDGSSDAPPEDSTPPPGGDDKGNGKDKTPPVTAPSVPAPSPPIYPTPPTVPAPTPPVVPAPSPPVVPTPPAEPIPSPPITPTPPSEPTPSPPVTPTPTPPIYPTPPTVPSPPIVPTPTPSPPFTPTPPAEPIPSPPVTPTPPSEPIPSPPVTPTPPSEPTPSPPVTPTPPAEPTPSPPVTPTPPSEPIPSPPVTPTPPSDPTPSPPVTPTPPAEPVPSPPVTPTPPSEPIPSPPVYPTPPSEPTPPPPVTPTPPSEPTPSPPVTPTPPSEPTPSPPVTPTPPSEPTPPSPVYPTPPSSPTPTPTSPSTPPSSDVSAKRRRRCRNPKYSQCYNVEHVCPAACPTSCMVDCATCKPMCNCDQPGAVCQDPRFIGGDGNTFYFHGKQNRNFCLLSDSNLHINAHFIGKRNQNMKRDFTWVQAIGVLFNNHKIYVGARETAMWDDSVDRLGLSFDGQPIYLPESEGAKWQSEVDPSVTITRSSVANKIIVEVEGSFKITANVVPITEEESRVHKYGISKDNCFAHLDLGFKFYSLSDNVNGVLGQTYANEYVSKVKMGASMPVMAGDDKFITSSIFANDCSVARYTGIGSSNRGFSSEYASVTCSSGIDGRGVVCKR, translated from the exons ATGGGTAGAGGCAGGATGCAACTCAACGGTGCATCCTTTTTGATGTTGTTCATGATTGGGGCAATTGCGGAGGCAGCAAGAACTCCGCCTGGAATCGCAAACAACCCACCAAACACTGCTACATGCCATAATACGGCGTACAAGGAGTGTCACAACTTGGTTCATGTTTGTCCTAAGTTCTGTGATAATGGTTGTCATGTGAACTGTCGTTCATGCAAACCCATTTGCGGCCCTGACGATGGATCATCTGATGCTCCTCCAGAAGACAGCACTCCTCCACCAGGTGGTGATGACAAAGGCAATGGGAAAGATAAAACTCCTCCAGTTACAGCTCCTTCCGTGCCAGCTCCTTCACCTCCAATTTACCCCACACCTCCCACCGTTCCCGCGCCCACACCTCCCGTCGTGCCCGCGCCTTCACCTCCCGTAGTCCCTACACCACCCGCCGAGCCAATTCCCTCACCTCCAATTACACCAACACCACCTTCTGAGCCTACCCCATCACCTCCTGTAACACCTACACCTACGCCTCCAATTTACCCCACACCTCCAACCGTGCCTTCACCTCCCATTGTCCCTACACCTACTCCTTCACCTCCATTCACACCTACGCCACCCGCCGAGCCAATTCCCTCACCTCCGGTTACACCCACACCACCTTCTGAGCCTATCCCATCCCCTCCTGTAACACCTACACCTCCCTCTGAGCCAACTCCTTCACCTCCGGTAACACCTACGCCACCTGCAGAACCTACTCCTTCACCCCCGGTAACACCAACACCACCTTCTGAGCCAATTCCTTCACCACCAGTGACACCTACACCACCATCTGAcccaactccatcacctccagtAACACCTACACCCCCCGCTGAACCAGTTCCTTCTCCTCCAGTTACACCTACACCACCATCTGAGCCTATTCCCTCACCTCCAGTTTATCCAACGCCACCTTCAGAACCAACTCCTCCACCTCCAGTGACACCAACACCACCTTCTGAACCAACTCCTTCGCCTCCAGTAACACCAACACCACCTTCTGAACCAACTCCTTCGCCTCCAGTAACACCAACACCACCTTCTGAACCAACTCCTCCATCTCCTGTTTACCCCACACCACCTTCTAGTCCTACACCTACGCCTACAAGTCCATCAACTCCGCCAAGTTCAGATGTTTCAGCGAAGAGGAGAAGGAGGTGCAGAAACCCAAAATATAGCCAGTGCTACAATGTTGAGCATGTGTGCCCTGCTGCTTGTCCTACTAGTTGTATGGTCGACTGTGCAACCTGCAAGCCCATGTGCA ACTGCGATCAACCGGGAGCTGTTTGCCAAGATCCACGATTCATAGGTGGTGATGGAAATACCTTCTACTTCCATGGGAAACAAAATCGCAACTTTTGCCTGCTTTCAGATTCTAACCTCCACATAAATGCCCACTTCATTGGTAAAAGAAACCAAAACATGAAAAGAGATTTTACCTGGGTCCAAGCCATCGGTGTCCTCTTCAATAATCACAAGATATATGTCGGAGCTCGAGAAACAGCAATGTGGGACGATTCTGTGGATCGTCTAGGACTCTCCTTTGATGGACAACCCATCTACTTGCCTGAATCAGAAGGTGCGAAATGGCAATCTGAAGTTGACCCAAGTGTCACCATAACCAGGTCGAGTGTGGCTAACAAAATAATCGTCGAAGTTGAAGGAAGCTTCAAGATAACTGCTAATGTTGTACCCATAACGGAAGAAGAATCCAGGGTTCACAAGTATGGAATAAGTAAAGACAACTGCTTTGCTCATCTTGATCTGGGCTTCAAGTTTTACTCACTCAGTGACAATGTAAATGGTGTTCTAGGACAAACTTACGCAAACGAGTATGTGAGTAAAGTGAAAATGGGCGCTTCTATGCCTGTCATGGCTGGGGATGATAAGTTTATTACTTCAAGTATCTTTGCAAATGATTGCAGTGTCGCTAGATATACTGGCATTGGGTCTTCAAACAGAGGATTTTCTTCAGAGTATGCTAGCGTAACTTGCAGTAGCGGAATCGATGGACGTGGTGTGGTCTGCAAAAGATAG